Within Nematostella vectensis chromosome 1, jaNemVect1.1, whole genome shotgun sequence, the genomic segment aatatgtttgatatgattATTGTTCGCTTTTTACAAGCGCTATATTATTAAATTAATGTGTGTTGCGTTTGCAAAGACCTCCTGTCCGATTCGGCCCTGAGGTCCTAGACACAAATATGTCCCGATTTTGGAATTATATCCCGACAAGTGTAGCTAATTGatacaaattttaaaaaaaaatgataatcaaaAAGCAATTATCAAATTTGATGAAAATTTATATCAATTTACTTGATGGTTTTCAACTATCATCAGCAGTCGATAACAATTGAAACtcactcatttttttttccctttatcAAATCGAGTTGACTCGATTATCAATTTTTATAAAGTAGATTAGTAACCAATGTCTCTCAATTAGAattttgattatcattttttatcaATAAGGCTCACCCGAATTTTGATTATCAACTTTATAAATTTTTATATCAATTTTGTCTAAGTTGAATTGGTCCACTAATCCATCATTCGGGTCGGATACAACAAAATACATAAAGTGCGTTTAATTTTGCATTGTGAAGAGAAGCCCAGCTTAAAATTCTGGCTAAGGGCCTGTATTGTGCATTAATTTGTCCCTGTATGACTGATTTGTAAATGGCATTTTACCACTTAACATAATGTAGaattttacccccccccccccaaaagtCTTGAATCTTTGTGGGCTTTCTCAAGAGAGTGCGCAATTTGGGGCATACGTTCATTCTGTTATTAAACGGAAAAAagcttatcatttttttttaacaaataaacATTGCGAAACGATATCAAGGTGAAAATTTCGATTAATTAAGCTATGAAAAGCATTCACAGGCAAGgtattttgtaaatattttcCGCTTTGTTGAAATTGAGAAAAACGCAAACATGACCGAGGCAATTAGAACCACACATAATAAGTCTCTACATTATCAAATCATTATTTGTTCGCTTATTACTAACTTAGGTCTCTTCTGTCTCGGACCGCGCCCGCTTTTTTACGAAACACCGGAATTTAACTgcttatctaaaaaaaaagcttttgaaatGGAAAATTGCATTTTAAGATTTTCATCAAACAGGTGGTGTGAGACCTGTCAAATATTCGCTCGCTTTGAATGGTTATCAAGTGGGGAATTCCTATAAGAAAAGGTAACTACTTTATTCTCTTATAAATTGCCTTCATCAAGGCGAATGTCATCAGCTTTGATAAGTCAAGATGTCGTTGGTGTCTTTTTGCTCGCTTGTGCTCGTGGTGGCTGTATCGTGTTGGCAGGGTTCGGCCCTCAAGTGGACAAACTGCGGTAATACTTGTTTCATTATTCGGAAGTTTAGTAGAGGATCCGTTTGAAATAGCACAAACTCGGAAATGACTCGAATGAACTCGAAACTCTTTCCGGGGTTTTTAGAAAGTCATAgacaaatttgattttttttattcaatattgtgaaaacaaattatgtGAAGAGATCTCGAAATAACAAtctaaaacaaagttttaaacTGCATTCCTTTCAGTTCAATTTAAATCAAAATACCGCTTCAATAGCTTTTCCAAGTCACAAGTCAGTCGACCGAAATGGACGCTCTCTTACAGGATGACTTGTGCAAGTCGATTCATTCTCTCCATTCTGTAAAAGAATAGATCCGAGGGTCAAGCGTTTCTTAAGGGAACAAGGAGTAACAAAAactcaaaaaggaaaataaaattaaatgtaCCACCAAAAATTGATCGGTATTTCTCATTCACAAAAGTCCTGACCATTATATCTGTTAAAATCTCTTATTATGGGTACTTTTGTGATGTTCTGTTTACTTTGATAATTTAAGGAGAAAAAGAAAGTCCAGTAAAAGTGACAACCTTGCGTTTGAAGCCTAACCCCATTATTGTGGAGCAAGGGAAGGAAGTCAGGTTTTCCGGGAGTGTCGAGGTGAAGGGAAAGGTCGGATCTACGTATAAACTGAAGACAGAGGTGGTAAAGAACCCTGGGTATTGGTACGCCATGACCTTAGGCTGCTACGGCTCATTTGGAACGTGGTGAGTGATGAGACGATCCCTGGAAGTCGTGACGGGATACCTGTAGTTTGCGGGCTTTCCACAAAGTTCCTTACCGCAGAAAAGCAGAGTGAGGTTTTCGtagcagaaaaaagaaaagtgctTGATCAGtcgttattattttatttgccaACTGGTAATCAACCAACactttgcttgattttttttttcccaaaaaatatatttttttttacaaatccGAGGTCCGGATCGTAGGATACCAGACTTTACTA encodes:
- the LOC5517358 gene encoding ganglioside GM2 activator, whose translation is MSLVSFCSLVLVVAVSCWQGSALKWTNCGEKESPVKVTTLRLKPNPIIVEQGKEVRFSGSVEVKGKVGSTYKLKTEVVKNPGYWYAMTLGCYGSFGTCEYTDLKCEQMLPFLKVPSCPPPKGTYELKERRMTIPHLSIPSFLTNGLYSIKAEVFDQRTDELLACAEVEVTATS